A portion of the Panulirus ornatus isolate Po-2019 chromosome 43, ASM3632096v1, whole genome shotgun sequence genome contains these proteins:
- the LOC139762253 gene encoding serine/threonine-protein kinase Nek4-like: MRDDQQSDINVKDNTEVDTQAQKLTEIQCVDEPEEEHNQVIDPVFLIEEGIDKIKFIKKLHEGGNGIIDKVLFNGDESASKTLHPGCDLINLLGEAAILCHLKGAGGAPFLYGLSQVPARIIMSFAGSPYEKYLQTRSEKEIVDSLISIVDQLQEIHEAGVIHNDIRIDNITVTYDDGVSFHFVDFSLSTREGQVLKLVGEGENPWMSPESMNREPLSPASDVFSLGCLFNDIQSYVHKE, translated from the coding sequence ATGCGGGATGATCAGCAATCTGATATCAATGTTAAGGATAATACTGAAGTTGATACCCAGGCTCAGAAGCTGACAGAAATACAGTGTGTTGATGAACCAGAGGAGGAACACAATCAAGTGATTGACCCAGTTTTCTTGATCGAGGAGGGAATTGATAAAATTAAGTTTATCAAGAAGTTGCACGAGGGAGGCAATGGGATAATAGACAAAGTATTATTCAATGGGGATGAGAGTGCAAGTAAAACCCTTCATCCTGGATGCGACTTGATCAATTTACTGGGTGAGGCCGCAATCCTATGTCACCTAAAGGGAGCCGGAGGGGCTCCTTTCTTGTACGGCCTGTCCCAAGTACCTGCCAGGATTATCATGTCCTTCGCCGGCAGTCCTTATGAGAAGTATCTACAGACCCGATCAGAAAAAGAAATTGTcgactctctcatctccattgtaGACCAATTGCAAGAAATCCACGAAGCAGGCGTGATACACAATGATATTAGAATTGACAACATCACTGTTACCTACGACGATGGCGTGTCCTTCCATTTCGTTGACTTCAGCTTGAGCACGAGGGAAGGACAAGTTCTAAAactggtgggtgaaggagagaACCCTTGGATGTCCCCAGAATCCATGAACCGTGAACCCCTCTCACCTGCCAGTGACGTGTTCTCCCTCGGCTGTTTATTCAATGACATCCAAAGTTACGTTCATAAAGAGTAG